The stretch of DNA AGGCTGGAGGAGAAGACCGGAATGCCTTTCTCCCGGCCCAGTTCCACCAGGCCTTCCGGCACGGGATTGCTGTTGGTGACCACGATGCAGGGAATGTCGTACACCATCACTTTCTGGATCGAGTCGCGCGTGCGCGCGTCGCCGATGGACTCCAGGAAGCTGATTTCCGTGTTGCCCAGGATCTGCACCCGGTCGTAGGTGAACAGGTCCAGGTACCCTGCCAGAGCCAGCCCGGGACGGTGCAGGTTCTTCTGCAGGATCTCCCGCTCGAAGCCCGCTTCACCGGTGAGGGTCTGCAGGAAGAGTTCGTCCTTCTCCCGCTCGAAAAAATCCCCGACGGACAGTGAATTCATCTGGTTTTCCTCTGGGCACGGGTCCGTTGGCTCACGACCCGGCTGCGCCTTCGTCAGATGGAATCGCCCTTCTTTGCAGGCGACTTGGCCTGCAGTGTTCCAGCAAGGCGGGCAAGATTACCAAAGTCCGGGCAGAACTCGCCAGCGTGCAGGACCCGGGAGAAAGGCGTCCCGCCCTTCGGGAGGCGGGACGCCGTATCGGTATCGAATGATCGGGGCCAAGCGCTGGACGGGCCCCGCAGCGGCGTCTAGTGGCGAACCAGTTGCTTTTCCTTCAGCTTCTGGGCCTGCTTCTGAAGTTTGGCCACCGACTTGTCCACGCTCTTGTAGAAGTTGTCGCTGGTATCGCTGGCCACCAGGGTATCGCCCTTGACGTGCACACTGACTTCCACGGTCTTGTTCTGGCGCACGTCGTAGGACAGCACGATGTCACAGTCCACGATGTTGTCGATATACCTGCCGAGATTTCCCACTTCACCGGAGGCATAGTCCTTGAGCTTTTCCGATGCCTTGAAGTGACGTGAGGTGACGGTCGTTTTCATTTTTCCTCCATGTCTGAAAATGAAGCACCGGCGGGAAGATCGGCTTCGCGCCCCGCACTCAGGAACGGGGGTGGGCCTGGCGATGAATCTCCTTGAGCCGGTCAGCAGCCAAATGGGTATAGATCTGTGTCGTCGAAAGTGATGCATGGCCCAGCAGTTCCTGCACGGTCAGCAGGTCGGCGCCCCGGTTGAGCATGTGGGTGGCGAAACTGTGCCGCAGCAGGTGAGGCGACAGTGATCCGCTGATGGACACGTCGCGAAGCCGCGCGAAGACGATCTTCTGTACGCCACGTACACCCAGGGGGCCTCCGCGTGCATTGAGCAACAGGGCGTTGGTCTGTGCGGTTCCCGCCTTCTCCAGCAGTTTCTTCCGGCGTTGTTCCAGCCACCGGGGCAGCAACTGGCGAACGGGAGTGCCCAGAGGCAGCACGCGGGTCTTAGACCCTTTGCCGCGTACGCGCACGCTGTCTCCACGCACCTGCCCCACTTCCAGTGAGACAAGTTCCGAGAGGCGCATGCCCGTGGAGTAGAACAGTTCCAGCAGGAAGCGATCGCGGCAGGAGCGGAAGTCCACCGGATCGAGGTTCTCGATGGCCTGACGCACTTCTTCTTCGCTGAGGCAGCCCGGCAGGGGGCGGGCCTGGCGCAGTGAGGGCATGGCCTTGAGGGGATTGTGTGACAGGGTGCCGCGTTTCAGCAGCCAGCGGCACCAGCTGCGCAGCGCCGCCTGCTGGCGGGCCACCGAACGTCGGCTGATGCCTTGCTGCTGGCGACGGGCCAGGAAACGCCGGATGCCGTCGCGCTCGAAAGCGGGCGCATCGCCCAGCGAGTCCAGATACTGGCGGCAGTCGCGCTGATAGGCTTCGATGGTGTTCGGAGAATAATTGCGTTCGACATGCAGGTAGCGCAGGAAGTCATCGAGCAGGGTACTGTGCGGGTTCGGGGCGTCGTTCAAGCGGGCCTCAAACTGACTGATCCGTTGGAAGACGGCGGTGATCTCTTGCCTGCTTGGGAATCGGCAGAATCGCCGGTCAACTTCAGTTCCGGGATCGTTCCCGGCACGGCAGGCAACTTAGCGTCTTTCCTGAGAGAGTGAAAGGTGAAGCGTTGTTCCCGCAAGCTTGCACCCCGTGGCAAAAAGAATCCCGGGCCAGAAACCGGTCCGGGAAACTCGTATTCAAAAAGTATCTGAAGTGGCCATGGCACTGTGAAACTCGGCTCATGCCGGCTCACTCGCTGAGGGCGGCCACCGATTCGTACTCGCTCTTGCACACGGGGCAGCGCAGGAAGTCTCCACGGCTCTCGGTGTGTTTCATGACCAGGTAGCGACTCTCGCAGGTGGGGCAGGATTTGTCCACCGGCTTGTCCCAGCTGGCGAAGTCGCAGCCCGGATACTTGGTGCAGCCGTAGAAGACCCGGCCGCGCTTGGTGCGTCGTTCGGAGATCTGGCCCTTGCAGTCGGGCTTGGGGCAGGGCACGCCCAGGGTCATCGGCATGGTATTGCTGCAACCGGGATATCCACTGCAGGCCAGGAACTTGCCGTACTTGGAGGTCTTGATCTGCATGGGTTTGCCGCACTTTTCGCACACGACATCCACCTCGGGAGCGCCGTCCTCCTCGAGATTGCGCGTGTACTTGCAGGCGGGGAAGTTGCTGCAGGCGATGAACCGTCCGTGGCGGCCCCACTTGTATACCAGGCCGTTCTTGCACTCGGGGCAGTCTTCGCCCACCGGCTGGGTCAGCCCGGTCTTGATCTCCTTCAGGTTGCCCTCGGCGGTCTGCAGGGCGCTGTTGAAGGGACCGTAGAAGTCCTGAAGCACCTCGGTCCAGCCGCGTCCCTGTTCCACGCTGTCCAGATCGTTTTCCATCCGGGCGGTGAAATCCACGTTGAAGATGCCCGCGAAGTTCTCGACCAGAATCTTGTTCACGGTCAGGCCGAGGTCCGTGGGATGGAAGCGCTTCTCCTTGATCTCCACGTAGTTGCGCGTCATGATCATGTCCACGATCGAGGCGTAGGTGCTGGGGCGTCCGATGCCCAGTTCTTCCAGGCTGCGGATCAGACTTTCCTGGGTGAAGCGGGCCGGGGGTTTGGTGAAGTGCTGGCGCGGATCCACCTCGTTCAACTGGGCATTCTCGCCTTCGTGGATGTTGGTGGGAATGAAGCGGTCATCGCCTTCCTGGGGTTCCTGGCCCTCGGTGGGGGTTTCGCCCTTGGAGGATTTGGGGTCGCCGTAGATCCGCAGGAAGCCTTCATGCATCAGCACACGCCCTGCCGCACGAAAGACGAAACGCCCTCCGCTGAGATCGATGGTGCGCTGGCGATAGCGTGCGGGAGTCACCTGGCTGGCCACGGCCCGGTTCCAGATCAACTCGTACAGGCGCAACTGGTCACGGGTGAGCCAGGCATTCAGGCGTTCCGGACGCAGGTCGATGCGGGTGGGGCGAATCGCCTCGTGGGCATCCTGTGCACTCTTGCGCCCTTTGTATTGTACGGGCGACTTGGGCAGGTAGTCGGCGCCCAGTGAGCTGCCGATCCATTCGCGGATCTCGTCGAGCGCCTGATTCGAGAGGCGTGTCGAGTCGGTTCGCATGTAGGTGATCAGACCGGTGTTCTCGCCCTGTTCCAACTCCACGCCTTCGTAGAGCTGCTGGGCCAGCATCATGGTTTTCTTGGGGCTGAAGCCCAGGCGCCGGGCGGCGTCCTGCTGCATGGTCGAGGTGATGAAGGGCGCATAGGGCTTGCGCGAGACATCCTTCTCGTTGATCTCGCTGACGGTCCAGCTGGAGGCTTCCATTTCCGCCTTCAGGGACATGGCCAGGTCGGTGTTGTTCACATCGGGCTTCTTGCCGTCCAGATGATGCAGGCTGGCTTCGAAGACTTCGCCCACCTGGCTGCGGAAGCGGCCGGCGAAACTCCAGTATTCTTCGGCGACAAAAGCCTGGATCTCGGCTTCGCGTTCGCAGATCAGTCGCACGGCCACACTCTGCACACGGCCCGCGGACAGTCCGCGGCTGACGGCCCGCCAGAGCAGCGGGCTGACCTTGTAGCCCACCAAGCGGTCCATGATCCGTCGTGCCTGCTGGGCGTCCACCAGGCTCTGGTTGATCACGTCGGGCTTGCTGAAGGCCTCGATGATGGCGTCCTTGGTGATCTCGTTGAAGCGCACCCGCTGGACCAGCCGCTTGCCGTGCTTTTCCTCGTCCAGCAGGTTGGCGATGTGCCAGGCAATGGCTTCCCCTTCGCGGTCCTGGTCAGTGGCCAGCAGGATCACGTCGGCGTCCTTGGCCAGCTTCTTCAGCTCGCCGATGACCTTGCCCTTGCGGCTGGCGTGCACGTAGGTGGGCTTGAAGTGATTGTCCACATCCACGCCCAGCTCCTTCTCGGGCAGGTCGATGATGTGGCCCACACTGCTGGTCACCTTGAAGGTGCGCGGCTTCCAGCTGTCCAGATATTTCCCGATGGTGACGCTTTTCTTCGGGGACTCGACGATGACGAGGGATCGTGCCATGGGAGTTGCCTTTTAATGAAAGAACCGGTGATACGGGCTGGGCCCTCACCGGTTCGCTAGTGAACGCGAAAGCGCGCAACGCCGCTCAATGGCTGCTCCAGGCGCCATGGGGCTGCACGAAGCGGTGCTGAAGCCGGGTATCGAGCTGGTCGCGACCCAGCAGGGTATGATTGACGAAGTCCTGCAGATCTTCCAGCGAGCGGTTCTGCCAACTGATCAGCAGGGCGCGCTCCAGGCCGGACTCCACCTCTCCCGCGGTGATCAGCTGGCGATTCTTCAGTTCCATCAGGAATCGCAGCAGCTCCGGGCGGATGCTGGTGGATTCCATGCTGTGAAGCACTCGCTGGCTTCTGGGGGACAAAGGGGCTGCGTTGTAGACCAGGCCCGCGGAACTCAGTCGGTCCTGAACCCAGTTGAGCACCATCTGAATATCCGATTGCTCGAAACCGCTCTGCAGCAGGTCTTCGATCATGGCCTGGATATCCGCCTGGTCCTGCTGCCCCTCGCCGATCCATTGAAGCACCTGGACGAGGAGGTCAACGATTTTCCTGTTCACGCGGATTCCGCTCTGTTAAGGATCCGAAATGCCGACGGCAGGGTGCTCGACGGCCTCGGCGAAGATAGACAAAAGCCCCTCCCCTGTCAAGCAAAGCCATTTTCAGCTTTGAACGCCTGCTCAGGGCCCTGTTGAGGCGGTTGCCGGGACGCCCCCGCCCGCCCGATTCCGCTCCTCCTGGAAGTCGAGAATCAGGCTGAAACTGCCAATCCTGGCCGAAACCGCGGTGGCGAGATCCCGCCGGAAATCCAGATAGCCGCTGAAGGACATCTTGGCCTTGTCGCCTTCGGTGCCCTGCAGCAGGTAGCGGTAGACATGCCTCCGGTTGCCCGGGATCTCCGTGTTTCTGCTGTAATTGGAGCGGCCGAAACAGCCCATCAGCTCACTCGCTCCCAAGGGAGCAAAGCGGGCCAGGGAATCCAGGGGCACCTGACAGCGGATCTCGCGGGCCTTGAGGTTCAGGTCGGTGATCCGGCTGGTGAAACTGCGCATCAGCATTTCGATGCGTGCATCCCCGAGGATCTGGCTGAAGCGGGGGTCCAGCGCCAGGGCGCAGAGTCGGTCGTCGCGGAATCGCAGTTCCAGGTTGATGGGCCGATCGATGGTCTCGGGGTGGCGCACCCAGCTGTAGATCCAGCGCTCCTCGCCGTCCACCGAGTCGATGCTGCTGGCGAAACGGCCGTTGGCGATGGTGCGCACGTCGTCGCGGGTGAGCAGCGGATCCAGAAACTGCAACTGGGGACCGCGCTCACCGCGTGCGGGCTCGAAGTGGCAGTTCTCGTCGAAGTCCAGGACCTGCGCCCGGGTCTGCAGCAGGTGCACACCCGTGGATATCACGCAGCCCGTCACAAGCAGGGAGAGCAGCAGCAGAGCAAGGACCCGACTGCCCCTCCCCAGCTTCCGGACCCGAGGCTGTGGTTTGCTTTTCATAGGTGATTTCAATACTCTGGCAGGCCCTGCAGGTGGCATTTCCGGCCTTGTCCGCCCGCCTCAGGCCATTCGCGATGTTCCTTTATGGCAGGTGACCGTTGAAAGTTCCACGCATCGGTTCCATGATGGAGCCCGCTCCCGTTCTGGTGCGTGAGGTCCCGGTTCACCCTTCGAGTCCGGAGTCCCCACCCCTCGGGGGCCGGAATGTAGTGGAATCCTGCCGCCCCATCGCCTGCTCCGCAATCCCGATCCCCCCACGATTCCGCCCGTCATCGAGCCAGATATCTGGTCCGGTCCGGCGAGCAAAGGCTGGTCTCCCATGCCCTCAGAGCTGATATCTGCCCAGATATCCCGTGCACTCAAGTATCTGGCCTGCTACATGGACAGCGATCTTGAGCACGTCGAAGTCCTGTTCTTTCTCTGTGCCGAAGGCGGCGAAACTCCGCGCGACGAGGTGTTGCGCGAGCTGGAGCGCACCCATCAGTCAGAGCCCGCCCGGATTCTTGACGAACTGCGCAGCGCCGGCCTGGTTCGCAACCGTCGCACCCAGAACGCCACGGGCGAGACGATTCCCGTACTGGCTCTGGCGCCCGATCTGGAAGCCCTGCTGCGTCTGCCGACCTTCTACCGCAACCGCCTGCGTTCGCGATTGAATCTGGAGCGGGAATCGGTTCTCGCCGGCATGGACAGCACCTTCTATCGCACTGCCCCGGCCAACTCATGGACGGGCGAGCGCAGGGTGCTGCAGCTGGCACGGTTCAAGGCCCTGCTGCTCGATCCCGAGCTCTTCAAGGCGGCCGCCGAGGAACACTTCGACCCGGCCCAGCGCGTGCTGCTGAAGGTTCTGGCCATGAATCCCCGCGGACTGACACTCAAGGACCTGCGCCGCCACATGGGCTTCTTCGGGCAGGGCATGGGCTACGACGACATCAAGGCGCACCTGTCCCAGATCTACCGGGTCAGCGGTCTGCTGTTCAGCACCGGCGGCGAGAACCTGCTGAAGCAGGACCAGTACTTCGCCGTGGAATCGCGCGTGGTGCTCGTGCAGGACGCGCAGGAAATGCTGAAGACCAACTTCGGTCTCACCAATCCTCCGCGCCAGATCTATCCCGAGTACCCGGGACGCATCGAGCCCGAAGCCTGGAAAGTGATCCACGGACCGGACATGCTGTTCCACAATGTGCTGGCCCTGCTGGTGCACGTGATCAGCAACCGCGTGTCGCGCATCCAGAAGGGCGGCATTCACAAGAGCGAAGCGCGCCGCATCAACGCACGGTTCAATCCGCCCCAGGAAGATTCGGCCCTGCTGAACGTGCTGGTGGACTACCTGGAAAACCGGGGCGTGCTCAAGCTGAACAACAAGGTCTGGGCCGTGGACGTGAGTACCGCGACCGCCTTCTTCGCCAACCCGGGCGCCAGCCTCACCGGACTCTTCGAGTACTACTTCGATGTGGACCCACTGCAGCCCGCCACCTGGATCACGCGATTCAGTGGCGCCGGCAGTGGTCGTTCGCTGGATGCCGTGCGCGTGCTCTGGGTGCTGAATCACATCAGTCCCGACGCCTGGACGTCCACCGATGACGTGGCCTGGCTGTATCTGCAGAGCGAAGGCGGAGGCAGCGATGCCCGCCTGGCCGACGTGGACCGTTTCGTGAGCCAGCTGGTTCTGCAGCCCCTGCTCTGGATGGGCCTGGTCGAAGTGGCGCGGATGCCCGAGGATGGCGGTACCGTTTTCCGGCTCAGTGCTCGCGGTCGCCTGCTGATTCGCGAAGGCAAGGCCCCCGACACCATGGGCAGCCTGTTCCGCGAAGACGAGAACCTGATCGTCCAGTCCAACCTGGAAATCTTCACCCCCGTGGGATGCCCGCCCGCCGCCGT from Candidatus Delongbacteria bacterium encodes:
- the raiA gene encoding ribosome-associated translation inhibitor RaiA encodes the protein MKTTVTSRHFKASEKLKDYASGEVGNLGRYIDNIVDCDIVLSYDVRQNKTVEVSVHVKGDTLVASDTSDNFYKSVDKSVAKLQKQAQKLKEKQLVRH
- a CDS encoding helicase-associated domain-containing protein, with product MPSELISAQISRALKYLACYMDSDLEHVEVLFFLCAEGGETPRDEVLRELERTHQSEPARILDELRSAGLVRNRRTQNATGETIPVLALAPDLEALLRLPTFYRNRLRSRLNLERESVLAGMDSTFYRTAPANSWTGERRVLQLARFKALLLDPELFKAAAEEHFDPAQRVLLKVLAMNPRGLTLKDLRRHMGFFGQGMGYDDIKAHLSQIYRVSGLLFSTGGENLLKQDQYFAVESRVVLVQDAQEMLKTNFGLTNPPRQIYPEYPGRIEPEAWKVIHGPDMLFHNVLALLVHVISNRVSRIQKGGIHKSEARRINARFNPPQEDSALLNVLVDYLENRGVLKLNNKVWAVDVSTATAFFANPGASLTGLFEYYFDVDPLQPATWITRFSGAGSGRSLDAVRVLWVLNHISPDAWTSTDDVAWLYLQSEGGGSDARLADVDRFVSQLVLQPLLWMGLVEVARMPEDGGTVFRLSARGRLLIREGKAPDTMGSLFREDENLIVQSNLEIFTPVGCPPAAVLYLARFADPEKGRFRLSTQSLSRGFDSGVAVEQMLSFLETRCPSGIPQNVSYMLSDAATKHGHILLDPQLRVLKTEDAILQKELSLVPSLRKFWLAPFSPCILMIASNVAAERVVEDLRRLGYMPRVRWESVVGEDETQLDLNGGEINSLLSLIRAFELSDTVNPRLAEWLLQVDEELSPERRELKTAIAQKDLGPSYQKLEELSRALRAR
- a CDS encoding tyrosine recombinase XerC; translation: MNDAPNPHSTLLDDFLRYLHVERNYSPNTIEAYQRDCRQYLDSLGDAPAFERDGIRRFLARRQQQGISRRSVARQQAALRSWCRWLLKRGTLSHNPLKAMPSLRQARPLPGCLSEEEVRQAIENLDPVDFRSCRDRFLLELFYSTGMRLSELVSLEVGQVRGDSVRVRGKGSKTRVLPLGTPVRQLLPRWLEQRRKKLLEKAGTAQTNALLLNARGGPLGVRGVQKIVFARLRDVSISGSLSPHLLRHSFATHMLNRGADLLTVQELLGHASLSTTQIYTHLAADRLKEIHRQAHPRS
- a CDS encoding DUF494 family protein — translated: MNRKIVDLLVQVLQWIGEGQQDQADIQAMIEDLLQSGFEQSDIQMVLNWVQDRLSSAGLVYNAAPLSPRSQRVLHSMESTSIRPELLRFLMELKNRQLITAGEVESGLERALLISWQNRSLEDLQDFVNHTLLGRDQLDTRLQHRFVQPHGAWSSH
- the topA gene encoding type I DNA topoisomerase; the protein is MARSLVIVESPKKSVTIGKYLDSWKPRTFKVTSSVGHIIDLPEKELGVDVDNHFKPTYVHASRKGKVIGELKKLAKDADVILLATDQDREGEAIAWHIANLLDEEKHGKRLVQRVRFNEITKDAIIEAFSKPDVINQSLVDAQQARRIMDRLVGYKVSPLLWRAVSRGLSAGRVQSVAVRLICEREAEIQAFVAEEYWSFAGRFRSQVGEVFEASLHHLDGKKPDVNNTDLAMSLKAEMEASSWTVSEINEKDVSRKPYAPFITSTMQQDAARRLGFSPKKTMMLAQQLYEGVELEQGENTGLITYMRTDSTRLSNQALDEIREWIGSSLGADYLPKSPVQYKGRKSAQDAHEAIRPTRIDLRPERLNAWLTRDQLRLYELIWNRAVASQVTPARYRQRTIDLSGGRFVFRAAGRVLMHEGFLRIYGDPKSSKGETPTEGQEPQEGDDRFIPTNIHEGENAQLNEVDPRQHFTKPPARFTQESLIRSLEELGIGRPSTYASIVDMIMTRNYVEIKEKRFHPTDLGLTVNKILVENFAGIFNVDFTARMENDLDSVEQGRGWTEVLQDFYGPFNSALQTAEGNLKEIKTGLTQPVGEDCPECKNGLVYKWGRHGRFIACSNFPACKYTRNLEEDGAPEVDVVCEKCGKPMQIKTSKYGKFLACSGYPGCSNTMPMTLGVPCPKPDCKGQISERRTKRGRVFYGCTKYPGCDFASWDKPVDKSCPTCESRYLVMKHTESRGDFLRCPVCKSEYESVAALSE